The Phyllopteryx taeniolatus isolate TA_2022b chromosome 2, UOR_Ptae_1.2, whole genome shotgun sequence nucleotide sequence TGCACTTTATTACCATCAGTCGTCGTATTATGATCATCGTATCGGCTCTTTTATCCGCTTGTTTCGCTGCCTTGTTGTCTTTGTCAGCAATTTGATAAAATGTCGTTCACTTTCCGGGTGAGAAAATGACATCGTGGCTAAATGAATAAACTCAAATATTAGGAACGAGGATGACAATGAAGTCGAAATGAACCGAGGTGTCCTAATCCAGAAAGGAAAAAGTACTTCCTAATTTAAAGTGCAACCCAACtgaccaaaaaatgttttgtaaatgtgACACATCATAGAAaagagtcttgttaacaagccggacaatggatggatgaatgaatgaacggatagaaaaaaaagaaaaaaaaagcaaagtatGTGATATCAGCCTTCCAAACGGTCAAGAATTtcgacattctttcagcttccagCCGCTGGGAGCTCTGAAAGTCCCGCCTCCCCAGAACTTCCAGCAGTCAATCAAATACACGTACTTACTTCTCACGTACTTCTTTGTCTCACAGCTCCTTTCCAGCGACAGCGATTGCACACGCTTTGAGTTGGCGTGGTAAGCCACGCAGGCGGGACAATTTTGCCTCCTTTGAAATTCCGAAGGGTGCGCCATAAGCTGTCGCAGCGGTCCCCTTGGATGAATTTTTGCTCCGCGAAGTGCGGCAGCAACAGGCCGTCAGCCGCCCGTAACGGTGTTGTGCCGGACGTCCGGCGGCTTCATCGGGGTCGCTGCCTCGCAACACGATGTGCGCGGTGTCAGACGGCAAGACAAATAAGAGCTCAAATAAGACAAAACGCATCACACTTCAGGCAAGATGaattagccccgcccacaaaatctgCAGAATTTACAAGGTGAAAGTTTGAAGCCATAtcgcaacaattcagtactagtttgttctcagtctttgcacgttctCAGCACTCGTATTgagaaataaaacataaaatgagtttggttgcacttaaacaaatacaaGTCAAATACTGTTTGAGAAGAACTTTAGGTACATAATTGCTTCGATATGATGACCGATGCCCTGACCCTGACCCTAACCCTATAATTGAAAAGTTGAATCCCGTCCGGTCTCCATGAGGCCATTCTGGCTTTTTGCATCTGCCCAGCCGGTATTATGATGCCGGATTGATGCCTATTATGTAATAACTTCAATATTGAACCTGACTTTGGTCTGCCAGGTGCGCGATTCTCTGTTGACGTAGCGCCAAAGTCTTCTTCCAGAGCACCATGACGTTTTCAGGTGCGTTTGGGTTCAAActcttcatttgtgtttttgtgcactTGTTCACGTTTGCGTTTGCTCCTCTCAGCCCACAGAGAGAAGTTGCGAGAACTCCCCCTGGTGTCCTTATTGTGctcctgtattgtccaaaaagCCCctgacgccgccgccgccgccagcgCCGAGAAGGAAGGTCAGTTCATAGGTCAGCTCACAGCCTGACCTTACCTCACGTAACCTCACCTCACGGAGGAAAGCTGTCAGCTGCTCTTTCTGGCCCGAGGTGACCAAAACATAGCAACAGAATTTGAAAAAGACTCTCAATATCGTAACCTATCGCTCTGCGTGACTGGGGCTGTCGTGATCAACTCTTTTTAGAATCGGTTATTTTATAGCTAGTACGTCGACTAACCGAGTAATCGGAAGTCACGACTTAGTGcgcgtctgcaacaaatgtccgtgcgAAAAACATGGACACCGCAACCGAAGAGCTTTCCAGGTGGTGCAAATGTTCTTTTCATTGCTACGAGGCAGAAATGTTCGCGTCGATcaatttttgtggtcgacttGGTCGATTTCTTATTTTTCCCAACCCTGGCCGTGACGCCATTCACGCTACGGCGGACCCAGGAAAATAGCGCCCGCAACATTCGCCTGCTGAgaaaacatcaacaaacaagTTTTTGGTACACCACGAGTGACGTTAATCGTTGTTGACTTGTTGTTTGTCTCGTCGTATTAGAAGGTGCGTGTAACCTCGCTATCCTGTcggcttgtatttattttctttgaagtCGGCTTGCAGGGTGCGTTTGAGTCGTGACCTCGCGGGCGTTTGCATTGTGCTACCGAATGACGACGGAGCGAGTTGCGAGTGCGCCTTTCTGCTGATTGCTTATTAAGGCGTACTGCGTCAGCAATGAAGttctttgactttttggggACGACTCATCCAAACACTATCATCTGACTATTGGTTAGGAAAGAGTACTGTGTTGGATTACTCATCACTAAAAGAAGGGTCGTATCGGGGCAAGGCATTACTGGCATCTTCGGTCAAACATCGTCATGATGAATCCGTGATCAAAGCGCAAAAATGATGTTCAGTAGGTGCGTCCTGTTCACGATGTTCGTCGTGATGTTCCTTCTTTCCGAGATACTCATCATAAGTTTGCGCACAGCTGCTGACATGGGATGTAAGCAGCAGAAGATGCCAGTGATGTTTTTACCGTCGTTCGTCCGTAGGTACAGTGGACCTGAAGCTGGGCGCCATCCGCCACCTGGAGGTGACGGAGGTGAGCGGGCATGCGAGCGGCCGGGCCTTCCAGGTCATCCTCAAGCCGCCCAGCTTCAACGACGCGCCGCCAAAGGCCATTGCGCCGCCTCGTCGCAAGCCGTCGCTGCAGGAAATCCGGAACAAGCGGGACGCTGCCCACCGCACGGGAAGGGTCGGTTGAGCCCAAAGTTTGGGTGTGCGTGACTTTGAGCTCCACGTTTACGTGCGTACGTGTCTCGTTCTCGTGTCAGGAGGCGGAGCTTCTCAAGCACTTGGCAGGGATAAGGGAACCCGAACGGCAGGTCGCCAACAAGCTCAGCGAAGACGTCAGCAAAGACGTCAAACCCTTGGCGGAGGTGAGATGAACTTTGCTTCCTTTTTAGCGTTAGCTGATGTCGTTACTCGGGCCTTTTTCCTTCGCCGGATAGAAAATGGCGAGCGCCGAGGTTGAAGGAAGACTGCCGATAGCGTCTTATTGAACAGCGGGCGTATGGGCTAGTATCGGAGTGAGAGAGGTTAAGTCCTCTGCCTGCTCGAGCCGACCTCTGAGCCCAATTTGAAAAGTTGTTTGTCCTTCTCTGCTCGAGCTTCCGTGAATGTGTTTGCACTGTTAGAGATCCTCACGGGTGTTCCAACCTCGAATACCGGGtcttttattctggtcgagATGATTCTTTAATGATCGGGCCAGATGAAAAGTTTcacaatgtttttgaaaatacagaGTGAAACAAGAAGGGTGGTTAAGGTTCAGCGCTGAGGTCTTCCACACGCAGTTCCAATGGCGCCGAGAGCGCGGTGCTCCgttttctatgaatttacgaACGCGAGGGATACGTCAGCGTGtctgccatattgaatgtgtcagttctgcctcCGACAACGCCCCGAGTTACTGAAGGTTCCGGGGCGCAGAGAGCGCACCCGGAGTGAACTTCCCAACTTACCTCCTGTTGGTATGTTGGGAGTGTTTTGCAACTACTACTTTTTCTCTATTTTTTGATactttgtacaatatttgtatCCATTGCTCTTCCCTTCTCTCAATATAATAAgtctgtttgaattgttttgaaaGACCTTCAAgttatgctataaaaacacctGCCTACGGTGTATTTAAATTTCGACAGTATATCGTGGGTTTCGCAGTGAGCAGGAGTGTTTTGGAGCCCTAACCCCTGGGATGGAGCTCCGACTATAGTTCAATTTGGTTCAATCGGAAATTTCACAAAAAATGCCGAGCGTTTTGtgagttgtgaatgtgagcgtgggCCTCTATGGGCCACGGTTTAGTTCTCGTCAGAATGGTAGACTCCGGTAACTATTGTCCAGTTTTGGTTTGGGCTGGATATCTGCGTGCAAACGTTCCCGTCCGCCCACTGGGCAGACGGTGTAGCTGCGCGCCAGCACGCTGACGCTCGTTCCAATCGGCAGGTGTCTTGACGAAGCGTGCGATCGCAACACCGGCTCAATTTCAGCGTCTGCTTCGAGCGGGACAAAGACGAGCGTTTCCCAACGCGAGTCACTCCAAGAAGAGGAAGTGAGACCGACGCGCCCTGGGTGGCGACGGCACTTCTGCGGGACGGCGGTCACTGTTGTCACCTGCTGCCGACAGAGGGCGTGACAGCAAAGTCCACCTTGCTTCTATTTGTAAATAAAGACGTGAACATATGCTCATTGTGTGTGCTTGTGGAGTTCCTGTTTTTTGCATGTTACGTCTCGCTCTTGTCAGCTGGCTTGGCGAGATTGGTTAACTgattagtagactttacacccatTCGGTATCCAtttgggctgatcggtatcggccgatattgaGCATTTTACGCTGGTCGGCTTTGTcataagacatttactccgcgtcgccgcctGCACAGTAtacttgaatccaaaagctagatTAGATTTtgagccttgttgcgtgtcttttgagtAATTAGGGAGTCCCTAATCAGCACTTTGGAATTTTGGATGGACTGCAGTGTCAACTGCAGATTGTCTTCTTACTGACACCGGCAGTGAGGCGAGCGTTTTCTGTTCACTAAGACACGTTGATTCatgatattttatttcatacagtCAGAGTACAAGCCGCTCGTGCATTTGGtcagagttgttgttgttgttgccgccGATGATGATGTCTGACGCACGTGCATCCGACGGCGACGAGGCGCGGCTCCAAGCGGTAGCGGTGAGCGTCGCGTCGCTCTGTCGCTCTGGAAGTCTCGAGGCGGCGCAGCAGCAGAACCTGATGCAGGATGGGTCGGGACTCGAGCCGCAGGTCCTCCACGCCGTTCGAGTCCAGACAGCCGCGGAACACGCAGCGGGCCTCGGACACGGGAGGGAAGACGGACGCATCCTGGGACACGCTGATCGGCACACGGCAGACGCACGACGCGCTGTCACAAACACCTCTTGACCTCTCagcatacgtgtgtgtgtgcgtgtgtgtgtgtgtgcgtgcttttgagtgtctgcctgtctgtctgtctgtctgtcgctGCGAGTGGTTGTATGTGTCTCTTACTGCCAAGGGTGAGGATGGTACCCGGGACTGGGGGACACACACGTCCCCTTCAGATTCATTATCCCCTCCACTTTCGCCACGCacaatttaaaaagtatatgtattaaaaaaaagtaaaaaaaaaacaaccttttccTGAAGTCCGATCTCCAACTCGGCAAGGGAAACGAATTTTACAAGTCAGACGTGACTCGTGTTTATGTGCTTCTCgtctatgttttgttttacgtTTGAGGCTGGGAAGCGCTGGGAGCACTTTCAATTCCGACTCTCGTGGGAATTCGGCAAAAGTCTCACACCGCACCCTGTAAAACACGAGGTGTTTGTTctatgtaaaacaaaagaacaatcgCCACAATGTTTTACATTTCTCTTTACGTGGCTAGATAAGTCTTGTGGCATGTACTCAAGACGAGCTGATTtgaaatacattcaaaataGCAGTGGAAATAGTTACATCTTTCTAGTTCAACGTTCAACGTTTCTAGTTCTAGCCAacgcctcctttttttttttttttttttttttttttaacagtacccAGCCGGCCCAAACCCTCACCGGCCAGGGTCCTTAAAGTAGCAGGTGGCTGTGCGGTGcctgctgtatttttcagtaaaaaaggaggaacaaaaataaagaaacaacaaacaatgtaaGTATCTGATCATTGACGAGATGTGGCAGCAAACGCTATAACTCTCCCACCGCCATCTCTACCGCGTCGGGCGGCCACTTGGCGTGTTTTGCCTCATAATCACCTGTGATTGGTCGGTCACCTTTGTTCTGTAAATGTGGAAATGATTCACAATACAGTgttatttctgtttgtttaattttttttttttatagaaccCAGCACCAATTTGTCTTGGCTGTGGTGGGCTCAGGGTCAGAAAAGGCTAGCGGGAGGTCACTTACTCATTTTGTAACTCGtctcacaataataatattgagaATCGACACAGACAGAAATAATAAGTGGCATTTGCTCTGACCTGAAGTATAggtaaatgggaaaaaaaaggctgtaGGTgcataccatatatatatacacacacacacacacagtatgtacATACAGATACGCTCTCAGCCTCGTCCCCATGCTCTCCAGTTCCCAAATTGTATCTGCGCCTTTGCTGCCTGGAGGCCGTCCGTCTGTGCTCGTGTGCGTGTATGCTTGTGTGTCCGCCTGTCAGTCTGTCTGTGCATACGActgtgtgtgcacttgtgcgcgcgcgcgtgtgtaccTACTTGTACGTCCACGGTGAGATGGAGCGGTTGTGCAGCGGTCGGAATGTTTCGGAAGGAACGAGGACGTCGGCGTTGAGCTCCAGGGCCACCGTTTTGATTGGCGCCTCCCGCGTTTTCCTGTGCGCCTTCGCAGACGATTTCGATTGGCCGTCTGCTTCCACTATGGCCACGCCCTCCGTCATCAACACCATCGTCATGGCCACCTAAAGACATCACATGACTCCTCAAATAAAAACCTGCTGATTATACTTATAGTCAGTGTCTCACCATGCTGATTATTGCTGATGCTCAATATCGATGATTGAATATCGATGATAGCAGAGAGCAAACATAAGTCAGATACGATGGACTTTATATCCCTCTTTAAGTCCTTATCAATATTGAAAGCTGGTCGAAGTCATTCGACCAGAGGGCCACGGcccaatatgaaaacaaatcacgTGCACGCGCCTTCCTCTTCACTCTGCACACCGACacacagctccaacctcttcatcaagtctGCAGAcgacaactgtggtgggtctcgtCAGCAAGACTACGGGAGTGCCTGGCCGGGTGTTGCACGgaaaacaatctctccctaaacgtgggaaaaaaacaaggagattgttgtggactacAGGAGcgcgcactcccagcatgctcccctgaacatcgACGGCGCGCGGCATCGAGCTCTGGGGAGCGCACGTCaccgaggacctctcctggaccagcaacatcTCATcgctggccaagaaagctcaccagcgtctcGACTTCCCGCGGGAGCTGAAAAGAGCCGGAGCCCTGACCCCCATCGTGTGCTCGTTCTACAcggggaccatagagagcatccttACCGGCTGCGTCACGGTGCGGTACGGAGCCTGCGCCGCATCCCGCTGCAAGACTCTTCATCGCATAGCGAGGGCAGCGGAGAATATCATCGGAACCTCTAGTCCCTCCCTGCGGGACATTGACAGCAGCTGCAAAGCGCCccgcatagcgggggatgccacccgTCCCtctcacagcctcttcagtctgctgccatcagcgaggagactgcggagtctgcgggccaggagcAACCCGCTTGAAagagttttattcatcaggctgtcaggaagctgAAGTCTTTGCCCACTCTGCCCCCTCTActtcttctgtcctctgcccacctgagcTCTGAACCCCCACGCACACGCGCATGCACGCATCCACACCACCCGACACTACCATCGAAtttgtaaatgtctttatgtgcctTGGGACGCagactttgacttttttttgcacGTCTCCTAATCTTGGACATTTCTACATTCAAGTGATACTTTTTACACTGTATATAAACCGTCGTTTTGTTTAGCTTCTTTCTAccgtcttttgtagcaccgttTATGTATGTGCTCTGCATACTGTAGAATTGACAAGaaaagtaccttgtaccttgtaccttgtaccttgtacatttgttttgcaaaagaTCCACTTAAAGCACAGCTCGAAAAAGACTCGCACATCTTTGGCAAACGACTCCTTGCCAGGTGCAACACAGATCAAGCACAACGACGCAATTCTGAAATCCAGCAGAACTGAACGCCTGATTCAGCTCAAACTTCAGACAATCAAAGAGCACTAAAACGGAACTTCTACTGATAGCCACCAAATCTACATGATCCAAAATCGACAGCTCCTCCATCTCAATAGATTGCTCCTTGGTTCCCTGAAGATTCTGGGCGGCGCACAAAAGCGCTCATCCGACTTTTACATAGCGACTCGGTTCCTCGTCCGCAGTATTTTTGCAAGTCTCGGGCTTTCGGCCTCCCTCGCACGTCCCTCCCGAAGCTCGAGTTGGTGcgcaactaaccctaaccctttccGTCATCAAACATCGAATTCAATCCAAACTCAGCGCTGACCTTGTCCGGTCCTCATTCTCAGATCGCCCTCCTCCTCATTTGAGCATTTTGCCTTTTTGATGCACGGCGTCCTTGAGAACCTCAGAAAGGGGCTTACAAATAAAAAGCGTGATCACATTTGTCTAAAACACAGCTAAAAGATATCCTCAACGTAAAACCCAACTACAGAATACAGTCAATTCAGCTAAAGCACAAAATGTGTCTCAACACAGCTCATATGCGTACGATGGCATTTCTataaatcacctttttttttttttaacaaaagccAAGCACAAATAAAGCGGTCTGCGGAATTTGCGGTGGGGCGTTACCGGTGACCGGTCGCTGGACTGAACTCCTCGTCACACTGCACCTTTGGCCGGTTACGAGGCCGGGTGCCGCCGACAACCGGACGGCCGGGTCTTACCGTCACGATGGCGCCGTTTAGCGTGGAAAACATTCTGGTCGCTCGCTGGAATCTTCCGCTGTCGCTTCGGAGGCTTCTCAGGTTTTGCTGGAAGTCGAGGCGTGCGAATGAAAAGACCGTGTCATTCCTCGGAACCTTTATCCTGATTCGTCGGCGCTGATGTCATCTTAAAACTTCCTCGCAAAACCGCACGGGCCGACCGGCCTGCGTGACGCAGCACGACGCTTGACCCACTTTCACACACATGAAAGATTTTAGGTCATTGTTTGCATTTGATCTCGTCAGGTTCCAGTTTAGGATGAAAGGACG carries:
- the LOC133469194 gene encoding stathmin-4-like isoform X1: MTFSAHREKLRELPLVSLLCSCIVQKAPDAAAAASAEKEGQFIGTVDLKLGAIRHLEVTEVSGHASGRAFQVILKPPSFNDAPPKAIAPPRRKPSLQEIRNKRDAAHRTGREAELLKHLAGIREPERQVANKLSEDVSKDVKPLAEVS
- the LOC133469194 gene encoding stathmin-4-like isoform X2, which gives rise to MTFSAHREKLRELPLVSLLCSCIVQKAPDAAAAASAEKEGTVDLKLGAIRHLEVTEVSGHASGRAFQVILKPPSFNDAPPKAIAPPRRKPSLQEIRNKRDAAHRTGREAELLKHLAGIREPERQVANKLSEDVSKDVKPLAEVS
- the LOC133469160 gene encoding interleukin-17F-like isoform X1, yielding MFSTLNGAIVTVAMTMVLMTEGVAIVEADGQSKSSAKAHRKTREAPIKTVALELNADVLVPSETFRPLHNRSISPWTYNVSQDASVFPPVSEARCVFRGCLDSNGVEDLRLESRPILHQVLLLRRLETSRATERRDAHRYRLEPRLVAVGCTCVRHHHRRQQQQQL
- the LOC133469160 gene encoding interleukin-17F-like isoform X3: MTMVLMTEGVAIVEADGQSKSSAKAHRKTREAPIKTVALELNADVLVPSETFRPLHNRSISPWTYNVSQDASVFPPVSEARCVFRGCLDSNGVEDLRLESRPILHQVLLLRRLETSRATERRDAHRYRLEPRLVAVGCTCVRHHHRRQQQQQL
- the LOC133469160 gene encoding interleukin-17F-like isoform X2, translating into MVAMTMVLMTEGVAIVEADGQSKSSAKAHRKTREAPIKTVALELNADVLVPSETFRPLHNRSISPWTYNVSQDASVFPPVSEARCVFRGCLDSNGVEDLRLESRPILHQVLLLRRLETSRATERRDAHRYRLEPRLVAVGCTCVRHHHRRQQQQQL